The Osmia bicornis bicornis chromosome 9, iOsmBic2.1, whole genome shotgun sequence genome has a segment encoding these proteins:
- the LOC114877500 gene encoding uncharacterized protein LOC114877500, which produces MIELLVAGAFALATLRRYSVAQTITWMSLAFFLSSGLNTVSGAPAFGLRTAVSNTNTMDRWLQPCGNPVAMQFKRMPQRHSVHRTLKRVRTQLRVAQNHFRMHLKDVHDIYSKVYKVLKGQYRMPWLPEKELEWYSREVWCLEKGKKADRALPHLHDSLQRFAITFHHLRAFRLKSNINVDLTMNRRNEIINQMHNEILRVLCEVETAILNLGLQVPTAHTAKIVTESSNWAKEGDLTLMLIQDWGVIRLYQTFLKAWTEAFRNATAPGPGTCDPNRPRPAAKNINKGSGPKGKRISKIKKQNKPIRKQPVAGGQKSSLPQGPRKGIPRNRLLRNKQKKLVKV; this is translated from the exons ATTCGGTGGCACAGACGATTACCTGGATGAGCCTCGCATTCTTCCTGAGTTCGGGCCTGAATACGGTTTCAGGTGCACCTGCATTCGGCCTTCGCACCGCCGTATCAAACACAAATACCATGGACCGTTGGTTGCAACCGTGTGGGAATCCAGTGGCGATGCAGTTCAAGAGGATGCCACAGAGGCACAGCGTGCACAGGACCCTGAAGAGGGTGCGCACCCAGCTACGAGTAGCTCAGAATCACTTTAGAATGCATCTGAAGGATGTGCACGATATATACTCGAAG GTGTACAAAGTGCTGAAGGGGCAGTACAGAATGCCCTGGCTCCCTGAGAAGGAGCTCGAGTGGTATTCCAGGGAGGTTTGGTGTCTcgaaaagggaaagaaagcTGACCGTGCGCTTCCGCATCTTCACGATTCGCTCCAAAGGTTCGCCATCACGTTCCATCATCTCAGAGCTTTCCGTCTGAAATCTAACATTAACGTTGATCTCACGATGAACAGGAGAAACGAGATCATTAATCAAATGCACAATGAGATTCTTAGG GTTCTCTGCGAGGTGGAGACAGCGATTTTGAACCTGGGCTTGCAAGTGCCAACAGCACATACGGCCAAAATTGTCACGGAAAGTTCAAACTGGGCGAAGGAGGGCGACTTGACCCTGATGTTGATTCAGGATTGGGGCGTTATCAGATTGTATCAGACGTTCCTGAAGGCCTGGACCGAAGCGTTTCGCAACGCGACCGCGCCAGGACCGGGCACCTGTGACCCAAACAGGCCACGTCCAGCAGCGAAGAACATTAACAAAGGATCCGGGCCAAAGGGTAAGAGGATATCGAAGATTAAGAAACAAAACAAGCCAATTAGGAAGCAGCCAGTGGCCGGTGGCCAGAAAAGTTCCTTGCCTCAGGGACCACGAAAGGGTATTCCGAGGAACAGACTGTTGagaaataaacaaaagaaacTCGTAAAAGTGTGA
- the LOC114877509 gene encoding uncharacterized protein LOC114877509, producing MFVTRGYLLITILAVASSAPRRGRRSTVPGWHLPCGVALDTELPSISSLDEEIGASIESLRLQHRLAMDDYLNRDYEYLYERVRIGVHEHQYIPNWVPGEKDISIVRRLNKAKPQTIANNFPKLHMDLQKFAVAFEEVIEDETDPKVYEALEATQSYLMMMLCEVESNIVALPFLRVPSRVERSIMSRTERHPVDDTRRLVRDWGVLLKYKNYLHAWRHVFNF from the exons atgttcGTAACACGTGGTTACCTGTTGATTACCATACTGGCAGTCGCATCAAGCGCCCCTAGAAGAGGACGCAGATCAACGGTACCGGGCTGGCACTTACCGTGCGGCGTGGCATTGGACACGGAACTGCCTTCGATCTCGAGCCTCGACGAAGAGATTGGAGCAAGCATAGAGAGCCTCCGGCTTCAGCATCGGTTAGCAATGGACGATTACTTGAACCGGGACTACGAGTACCTTTACGAAAGGGTACGGATCGGTGTCCACGAGCACCAATACATCCCTAACTGGGTACCCGGCGAGAAGGACATCAGCATCGTCAGGAGACTCAACAAAGCCAAACCGCAAACG ATCGCTAACAATTTTCCGAAATTGCACATGGACCTCCAGAAATTCGCAGTTGCCTTCGAAGAAGTGATAGAAGACGAAACGGACCCAAAGGTCTACGAAGCTCTCGAAGCTACACAGTCCTATCTGATGATGATGCTTTGCGAAGTGGAAAGCAACATCGTTGCCCTTCCATTTCTTCGTGTTCCATCTCGAGTGGAAAGAAGCATCATGAGCAGGACCGAAAGACACCCCGTTGACGATACTAGAAGATTGGTTCGTGACTGGGGCGTGCTTCTCAAGTACAAAAATTATCTCCACGCTTGGAGGcatgtttttaatttctaa